The Camelina sativa cultivar DH55 chromosome 14, Cs, whole genome shotgun sequence genome includes a window with the following:
- the LOC104738769 gene encoding putative 60S ribosomal protein L22-1 — MTRGVAVKSSGAGAKKKGVSFVIDCSKPVDDTIMEIATLEKFLQERIKDGGKAGALGNSVSIIRDKGKITVNADFNFSKRYLKYLTKKYLQKYNLRDWLRVIASNKDKNVYEVRYFSIDDEPASDEED; from the exons ATGACTCGAGGAGTAGCGGTGAAGTCGAGTGGAGCTGGTGCTAAGAAGAAAGGAGTGTCGTTCGTGATTGACTGCTCCAAACCAGTTGATGATACGATCATGGAGATCGCCACGCTTGAGAAGTTTCTTCAGGAACGTATCAAGGACGGAGGTAAAGCCGGTGCTCTTGGTAACTCCGTTTCCATTATTCGAGACAAGGGAAAGATCACCGTCAACGCAGATTTCAACTTCTCTAAACG GTACTTGAAGTATCTAACGAAGAAGTATTTGCAGAAGTATAATCTCCGTGATTGGCTCCGTGTGATTGCATCtaacaaagacaaaaatgtTTATGAGGTACGTTACTTCAGTATTGACGACGAGCCAGCTAGTGACGAAGAGGATTAA
- the LOC104738767 gene encoding uncharacterized protein LOC104738767 — MNLLPISIVSFLFFLCLHSPFIAAATDDDLPTAYSVLQSFNFPVGILPKGVVSYDLDESTGKFHAYFNKSCSFALQGSYQLDYKSTISGYISENKLTKLTGVKVKVLFLWLNIVEVVRNGDELEFSVGITSANFAIDEFYESPQCGCGFDCDSIKENLGRNPFVSSV, encoded by the coding sequence ATGAATCTGCTTCCGATTTCGATCGTCTcgttcctcttctttctctgccTTCATTCGCCATTCATCGCCGCCGCTACAGATGACGATTTGCCGACGGCGTATTCTGTCCTCCAAAGCTTCAACTTTCCCGTCGGAATCCTTCCTAAAGGAGTCGTATCATATGACCTGGATGAATCCACTGGCAAATTTCACGCGTATTTCAACAAATCGTGCAGTTTCGCTCTTCAAGGCTCGTACCAGTTGGATTACAAATCTACAATCTCTGGATACATATCGGAGAACAAGCTCACCAAGCTTACCGGCGTGAAGGTCAAAGTTCTATTCTTGTGGCTTAATATCGTTGAGGTTGTCAGGAACGGTGACGAACTCGAGTTCTCCGTAGGGATTACATCGGCGAACTTTGCGATCGATGAGTTTTACGAGTCGCCGCAGTGTGGATGTGGGTTTGATTGTGATTCGATTAAGGAGAATTTGGGAAGAAACCCTTTTGTTTCTTCCGTTTAA
- the LOC104738768 gene encoding protein SENESCENCE-ASSOCIATED GENE 21, mitochondrial-like: MARSLSNAKILSVFVSEKLSNAVFRRGFAVAAKTASEGSVSSSENASSAVMKNKVVEASSEKAPWVPDPKTGYYRPETVSEEIDPAELRAVLLNNKQ, encoded by the exons ATGGCTCGTTCTCTCTCCAACGCTAAGATCCTCTCTGTCTTCGTTTCCGAAAAGCTCTCAAACGCTGttttcag ACGAGGGTTCGCCGTCGCAGCCAAAACGGCGTCAGAGGGGAGCGTTTCGAGCAGTGAAAACGCTTCTTCTGCCGTGATGAAGAACAAAGTTGTGGAAGCCTCAAGCGAGAAGGCGCCATGGGTTCCAGACCCTAAAACCGGTTATTACAGACCAGAAACCGTTTCTGAAGAGATCGACCCGGCTGAGCTACGAGCTGTTCTCTTGAACAACAagcaataa